The DNA region TGTTTATTTATTCATTTATTGATTTCTCTATTTCATTCATTTGATTCTCAGCTTAATCTTTCTTTATCACTTTCAGCAGCTTTACGATCTCTTCTTCGTTTATCTCTTTCTGGGAAAATGTCTTGATATGTTTCATTGTTTTTCCTGTACCTTCAAAAAGTTTCTTTTCATCTTCTGACATTTCTTCAATTGAAAAACCAATGTTCGCATGATCTTTGAGGCCCACGGGGTAATATTTCCCTTCATAACGGAGGATGCCCATTTTGAGCTCTTCCTTTATGTCAGGACATGTATTCAGAATTATATTTCTTAATTTCTCGATGATCTTTCTTTGTGGTGGCCCTTGCTTTTTGATTACTGCTCTACTCTATTGTCCATGTCCTCGATTCCTTGTGTTTATGGGAGTTTGATCTCATTCTGATATTGGATTGTTGG from Methanococcoides methylutens includes:
- a CDS encoding DUF1801 domain-containing protein encodes the protein MKKQGPPQRKIIEKLRNIILNTCPDIKEELKMGILRYEGKYYPVGLKDHANIGFSIEEMSEDEKKLFEGTGKTMKHIKTFSQKEINEEEIVKLLKVIKKD